A stretch of Cupriavidus necator DNA encodes these proteins:
- the cyoC gene encoding cytochrome o ubiquinol oxidase subunit III yields MNPTLSPPLHHPGHEAAHDAAHHHHEAGAHTPLGFWLYLMSDCLIFAVLFATFGVLSGNTAGGPGGRQLFELPFVFAETMVLLLSSYTFGLAMLRQGTDDAPRMIRWLAVTFALGALFIAMEVYEFAHLLHQGAGPGVSAYLSAFFTLVGTHGLHVTSGLLWLAVMIHQIRHFGLDDIVRRRLACLSLFWHFLDLVWICVFTFVYLREFA; encoded by the coding sequence ATGAACCCGACTCTCTCCCCCCCCCTGCATCATCCCGGGCACGAGGCGGCCCACGACGCGGCGCACCACCATCACGAAGCCGGCGCGCACACGCCGCTGGGGTTCTGGCTTTACCTGATGAGCGACTGCCTGATCTTCGCGGTGCTGTTCGCCACCTTCGGCGTGCTGTCCGGCAACACTGCCGGCGGCCCCGGCGGGCGGCAACTGTTCGAGCTGCCGTTCGTGTTCGCCGAGACCATGGTGCTGCTGCTGAGCAGCTATACCTTCGGCCTGGCCATGCTCAGGCAGGGCACTGACGACGCGCCGCGGATGATCCGCTGGCTGGCGGTGACCTTCGCGCTCGGCGCACTGTTCATCGCCATGGAGGTCTACGAGTTCGCGCACCTGCTGCACCAGGGCGCGGGCCCCGGCGTCAGCGCCTACCTGTCGGCCTTCTTCACGCTGGTCGGCACGCACGGGCTGCATGTCACGTCTGGCCTGCTGTGGCTGGCGGTGATGATCCACCAGATCCGGCATTTCGGGCTGGACGACATCGTGCGCCGCCGCCTGGCCTGCCTGAGCCTGTTCTGGCACTTCCTGGACCTGGTCTGGATCTGTGTCTTCACCTTTGTCTACCTGCGGGAGTTCGCTTGA
- a CDS encoding aromatic ring-hydroxylating dioxygenase subunit alpha, whose translation MAIPPQAGPVWADDSISRIPFRVYTDAQLYQRELERCFYRGHWNYVGLEAEIPNPGDFKRTTLGERSVILVRDQDGEINVVENVCAHRGMKFCRERSGNRKDFHCPYHQWNYDLKGNLQGVPLRRGVKQDGKVNGGMPADFRPQEHGLTQLKVATRGGVVFASFDHEVPSLEEYLGPDILGYFDRLFNGRKLKVLGYNKQRIPGNWKLMQENIKDPYHPGLLHTWFVTFGLWRADNKARLVMDPHFRHAAMVSTRGQGGKSDVTSGVSSFKDQMALHDDRVLDIVHEPWWGEPTAVMMTVFPSVIFQQQVNSVSTRHIQPHGPDSFDFVWTHFGFEDDTEEMTRRRLRQANLFGPAGFVSADDGEAIECSQEGFSQKPWHRVLAELGGKTAENTDHMVTETLIRGMYAYWRKMMEV comes from the coding sequence ATGGCAATCCCCCCGCAAGCCGGCCCGGTGTGGGCCGACGACAGCATCAGCCGCATCCCGTTCCGCGTGTATACGGATGCACAGCTATACCAGCGTGAACTCGAACGCTGCTTCTACCGCGGTCATTGGAACTACGTCGGGCTCGAGGCGGAGATCCCGAATCCCGGTGACTTCAAGCGCACCACGCTTGGCGAGCGTTCCGTGATCCTGGTGCGCGACCAGGACGGCGAGATCAACGTCGTCGAAAACGTGTGCGCCCATCGCGGCATGAAGTTCTGCCGGGAACGCAGCGGCAACCGGAAGGACTTCCACTGCCCCTACCACCAGTGGAACTATGACCTGAAGGGCAACCTGCAAGGCGTGCCGCTGCGTCGCGGGGTCAAGCAGGACGGCAAGGTCAATGGCGGCATGCCCGCCGACTTCAGGCCGCAGGAGCACGGGCTCACGCAACTGAAGGTCGCGACACGCGGTGGTGTCGTGTTTGCCTCGTTCGACCATGAGGTTCCATCACTCGAGGAATACCTCGGGCCGGATATCCTCGGCTACTTCGACCGGCTCTTCAACGGCCGCAAGCTGAAGGTCCTCGGCTACAACAAGCAGCGCATTCCGGGCAACTGGAAGCTCATGCAGGAGAACATCAAGGACCCCTACCACCCCGGCCTGCTGCATACCTGGTTTGTCACCTTCGGCCTCTGGCGCGCCGACAACAAGGCACGCCTGGTGATGGACCCGCACTTCCGGCATGCCGCCATGGTGTCGACCCGCGGCCAGGGCGGCAAGAGCGACGTGACCTCCGGTGTATCCAGCTTCAAGGACCAGATGGCGCTGCACGACGACCGCGTCCTCGACATCGTCCACGAGCCGTGGTGGGGAGAGCCTACCGCCGTGATGATGACGGTGTTCCCGAGCGTGATCTTCCAGCAGCAGGTCAACTCGGTCTCCACGCGCCATATCCAGCCCCATGGCCCGGATTCCTTCGATTTCGTCTGGACGCACTTCGGCTTCGAGGACGACACCGAGGAGATGACGCGGCGCCGCCTGCGCCAGGCCAATCTCTTCGGCCCCGCCGGCTTCGTGTCGGCCGACGATGGCGAAGCCATCGAATGCTCGCAGGAAGGCTTCTCCCAGAAACCCTGGCATCGCGTGCTCGCCGAACTGGGCGGCAAGACCGCGGAGAACACGGACCACATGGTGACCGAAACCCTGATCCGCGGCATGTACGCCTATTGGCGCAAGATGATGGAGGTCTGA
- a CDS encoding MFS transporter: MRALVFCSVQFLLAVTWTLYVAFLPQLAAQAGIARAHVALILLMDQLIFVAMDFTVGVAADRVANAMRRLGGWMLGLSVISALAFVLLPRATSPALLLGLTALWAATSSALRAPPMVIIARRLPATASSFLVGCSLLGVGLAGAVAPLLTARLRDASPMLPFLAASVGLVVAVAALRWIESGPARHDADAAPAAGVALKRVWLLFAAVWVLALGFQIHTTVNSAPAYLRFVTAAELERVTPVFWISFALGTLLPATSLLRRYPPYTLLLTAAALGALSLFGFTVAGSLGAILAVQCLAGGLWGIMFAATASAALDAGHVGREGMYTGLVFAALAVAAFMRIALVSSGASKTPVLANLLPWLPAVAWSAGALLLAAFLSGNLSCLMTRRQVLHPHP, from the coding sequence ATGCGCGCGTTGGTCTTCTGCTCTGTGCAGTTCCTGTTGGCGGTGACATGGACCCTCTATGTGGCCTTCCTGCCCCAGCTGGCCGCGCAGGCCGGCATCGCGCGCGCGCACGTCGCCTTGATCCTGCTGATGGACCAGTTGATCTTTGTCGCCATGGATTTCACGGTGGGCGTCGCGGCCGACCGTGTCGCCAACGCGATGCGCAGGCTGGGAGGCTGGATGCTGGGGCTGTCGGTCATCTCCGCACTGGCTTTCGTGCTGCTGCCCCGGGCAACTTCACCAGCGCTGCTGCTGGGCCTGACCGCGCTCTGGGCAGCCACCTCTTCGGCGTTGCGGGCGCCGCCCATGGTAATCATTGCCCGGCGGCTGCCGGCGACCGCGTCGTCATTCCTGGTGGGATGCTCGCTGCTCGGCGTCGGCCTTGCCGGAGCCGTGGCGCCGCTGCTGACGGCCCGGCTGCGCGATGCGTCGCCCATGCTGCCGTTCCTGGCCGCAAGCGTGGGGCTGGTGGTGGCCGTGGCCGCGCTGCGATGGATCGAATCCGGCCCGGCGCGCCACGATGCCGACGCCGCGCCGGCAGCCGGCGTTGCGCTCAAGCGCGTCTGGCTGCTGTTTGCCGCGGTCTGGGTGCTTGCGCTCGGCTTCCAGATCCACACCACCGTCAACTCCGCGCCGGCGTACCTGCGCTTTGTCACGGCTGCCGAGCTGGAGCGCGTGACGCCGGTGTTCTGGATTAGCTTCGCGCTGGGCACGCTGCTGCCCGCGACGTCGTTGCTGCGGCGCTATCCGCCCTATACGCTGCTGTTGACCGCCGCGGCCCTTGGCGCCCTGTCGTTGTTCGGCTTCACAGTTGCGGGCTCGCTCGGGGCCATCCTCGCCGTGCAGTGTCTTGCCGGCGGCCTGTGGGGAATCATGTTCGCCGCGACGGCCAGTGCGGCGCTCGACGCCGGTCACGTCGGCCGCGAAGGGATGTACACCGGGCTGGTATTTGCCGCTTTGGCGGTTGCCGCGTTCATGCGCATTGCCCTGGTGTCATCGGGCGCCAGCAAGACCCCCGTGCTGGCAAACCTGCTGCCATGGCTTCCGGCCGTGGCCTGGAGTGCCGGTGCCTTGCTGCTGGCGGCTTTCCTGTCGGGGAACCTGAGCTGCCTGATGACGCGCAGACAGGTGCTGCACCCGCATCCGTGA
- a CDS encoding non-heme iron oxygenase ferredoxin subunit, which produces MTETWIEAALLSDVPQDDVIAVAVQGQEIALYGVDGDVYATDNICTHGHARLCEGFLEGHEIECPLHQGRFDIRDGAAKCAPLTENIRTYPVRIDGDKVYLDLG; this is translated from the coding sequence ATGACCGAAACCTGGATCGAGGCAGCGCTGCTGTCCGACGTCCCGCAGGACGATGTCATCGCCGTGGCCGTGCAAGGCCAGGAGATCGCCTTGTACGGCGTGGACGGCGACGTCTACGCGACCGACAACATCTGCACCCATGGTCATGCGCGCCTGTGCGAAGGCTTCCTGGAGGGACATGAGATCGAGTGCCCGCTTCACCAGGGCAGGTTCGATATCCGCGACGGCGCTGCGAAGTGCGCCCCGCTGACCGAGAACATTCGCACCTACCCGGTCCGGATCGACGGCGACAAGGTGTACCTCGATCTCGGCTGA
- a CDS encoding LysR family transcriptional regulator: MELKDVDLNLLVVFDNLLRQGTVSGAAKTLNLSQPAVSNALARLRTLFGDPLFVRSSKGMLPTPLAEELAEPVAYALESLQTALSHKVSFDPLRSVRAFRIAMTDIGEVHFIPPLMGALGDRAPGVTVTTVRNTAVDLAAEMSQGKIDLAVGHLPELGTTFFQRRLFRQRYVCLFRPGHAMDKKTVSMRDFEAAEHIVVTAAGTGHARVDEILAQHGVQRKIRLRVPHFVALADIIATTDLVATVTLTFAERCARYFGLRYVKHPFALPEIQINLFWHARYHRDPANQWLRDQFVGLFSD, translated from the coding sequence ATGGAGCTCAAGGACGTCGATCTGAACCTGCTGGTCGTGTTCGATAACCTGCTGCGGCAGGGCACCGTTTCCGGCGCCGCGAAGACCCTGAATCTGAGCCAGCCCGCGGTCAGCAATGCGCTGGCCCGCTTGCGCACCTTGTTCGGCGACCCGCTGTTTGTACGAAGCAGCAAGGGCATGCTGCCGACACCCCTTGCCGAGGAACTGGCGGAACCGGTTGCCTATGCGCTGGAGTCGCTGCAGACGGCGCTCAGCCACAAGGTGTCGTTCGATCCGCTGCGCAGCGTGCGCGCATTCCGGATCGCCATGACGGATATCGGCGAGGTGCACTTCATCCCGCCGCTAATGGGCGCGCTTGGCGACCGCGCCCCGGGTGTCACGGTAACGACAGTGCGTAATACGGCAGTGGACCTGGCGGCGGAGATGAGCCAGGGAAAGATCGACCTGGCGGTTGGCCATCTTCCTGAACTCGGCACGACGTTCTTTCAACGGCGGCTATTTCGCCAGCGATACGTTTGCCTGTTCCGGCCCGGTCATGCCATGGACAAGAAGACGGTCAGCATGCGCGACTTCGAGGCGGCGGAGCACATCGTGGTCACGGCGGCGGGGACGGGGCATGCCCGGGTCGACGAGATCCTCGCCCAGCACGGCGTACAGCGCAAGATCCGGCTGCGTGTCCCCCATTTCGTCGCACTGGCGGACATCATTGCCACCACCGACCTGGTCGCCACGGTGACCTTGACGTTTGCGGAGCGATGCGCCAGGTACTTCGGGCTCAGGTACGTCAAGCATCCGTTCGCGTTGCCGGAAATCCAGATCAACCTGTTCTGGCATGCCCGGTATCATCGCGATCCGGCGAATCAGTGGCTGCGCGACCAGTTCGTCGGCTTGTTTTCGGATTAG
- a CDS encoding nitrite/sulfite reductase → MYVYDAIDQKLVDERVVQFADQTRRFLGGQLTEDEFRVLRLQNGLYIQRHAPMLRVAIPYGMLASRQLRKLAEIARRWDRGYGHFSTRQNLQFNWPRLEDAPAILAELATVQMHAIQTSGNCIRNTTTDHFAGIAPDELVNPLVWCEIVRQWSMLHPEFAFLPRKFKIAISGARTDRAAVGVHDIGLQAVEQDGQAGFKVWVGGGMGRTPMVGKLINPFVPWQDLLTYLQATLRVYNLHGRRDNKYKARIKILVKDLTPEVFRAQVDEQWQRIRGGPDTVSEGFVASIAERFTIPPYEAAAADEPDQSADLAKTDRAFRLWLKSNVHRHRVPGYAAVTASLKAAGQAPGDITAEQMEIMADLAERHGFGELRVSHEQNLILADVRRSGLHALWQALDAAGLATPNVGLITNIIACPGGDFCSLANAVSIPLAQAIQERFDDLDHVHDIGELDLNISGCINSCGHHHIGHIGILGVDKAGEAWYQITIGGRQNGADGLGRPDGVAAGGAAIGRIIGPSFAQEQVPDVVERLIETYLLHRDSEAERFVDVVGRIGIEPFQRAVYPDSDSGARRARQEAVNA, encoded by the coding sequence ATGTATGTCTATGACGCCATTGACCAGAAGCTCGTCGACGAACGGGTCGTGCAGTTCGCCGACCAGACCCGCCGCTTCCTGGGCGGCCAGCTCACCGAGGATGAGTTCCGCGTGCTGCGGCTGCAGAACGGCCTCTATATCCAGCGCCATGCGCCGATGCTGCGCGTGGCGATTCCGTACGGCATGCTGGCGTCCCGGCAATTGCGCAAGCTCGCGGAGATCGCGCGCCGCTGGGATCGCGGCTACGGGCATTTCAGCACGCGCCAGAACCTGCAGTTCAACTGGCCGCGGCTCGAGGATGCCCCTGCCATTCTCGCCGAGCTGGCCACGGTGCAGATGCACGCGATCCAGACCAGCGGCAACTGCATCCGCAATACCACCACCGACCACTTTGCCGGCATTGCTCCCGACGAACTGGTGAACCCCCTGGTGTGGTGCGAGATCGTCAGGCAATGGTCGATGCTGCATCCCGAGTTCGCCTTCCTGCCGCGCAAGTTCAAGATTGCCATCAGTGGCGCGCGGACGGACCGGGCCGCGGTCGGCGTCCATGACATCGGGCTCCAGGCGGTTGAACAGGACGGCCAGGCCGGCTTCAAGGTCTGGGTCGGTGGCGGCATGGGCCGCACGCCGATGGTGGGCAAGCTGATCAACCCCTTCGTCCCCTGGCAGGACCTGCTGACCTACCTGCAGGCCACACTGCGCGTCTACAACCTGCACGGCCGCCGCGACAACAAGTACAAGGCGCGCATCAAGATCCTGGTAAAGGACCTGACCCCGGAGGTGTTCCGGGCGCAGGTGGACGAGCAGTGGCAACGCATCCGCGGGGGCCCGGACACCGTGTCCGAGGGCTTTGTCGCGTCCATCGCCGAGCGCTTCACGATCCCGCCGTATGAAGCCGCGGCCGCCGACGAGCCGGACCAGTCAGCCGACCTGGCCAAGACCGACCGCGCCTTCCGCCTCTGGCTGAAAAGCAATGTGCACCGGCACCGGGTGCCTGGCTACGCCGCCGTCACGGCATCGCTGAAAGCCGCGGGCCAGGCGCCCGGCGACATCACTGCCGAGCAGATGGAAATCATGGCCGACCTGGCCGAGCGCCACGGCTTCGGCGAGCTGCGCGTGTCGCATGAGCAGAACCTGATCCTCGCCGATGTCCGCCGCAGCGGGCTGCACGCCTTGTGGCAGGCGCTGGACGCCGCCGGGCTGGCCACGCCAAACGTCGGCCTGATCACCAACATCATCGCCTGCCCCGGGGGCGACTTCTGCTCGCTGGCCAATGCGGTCTCGATCCCGCTTGCGCAGGCCATCCAGGAGCGCTTCGACGACCTCGACCATGTGCACGACATCGGCGAACTGGACCTGAACATCTCCGGCTGCATCAACTCCTGCGGCCACCACCATATCGGCCACATCGGCATCCTCGGCGTCGACAAGGCCGGCGAGGCCTGGTACCAGATCACCATCGGCGGCCGGCAGAACGGCGCCGACGGCCTGGGCCGCCCCGATGGCGTGGCGGCCGGCGGCGCGGCCATCGGCCGCATCATCGGGCCGTCCTTTGCACAGGAGCAGGTTCCGGATGTGGTGGAGCGGCTGATCGAGACCTATTTGCTGCATCGGGACAGCGAAGCCGAACGCTTTGTCGACGTGGTTGGCCGAATCGGCATAGAACCCTTCCAGCGCGCCGTGTACCCGGACTCTGACAGCGGCGCGCGGCGAGCTCGCCAGGAGGCGGTGAATGCCTGA
- a CDS encoding aromatic-ring-hydroxylating dioxygenase subunit beta — protein MDFTDYYALLSLFADYTGAVDNGDWDRWPEFFTEDCLYRVQPRENHERGLPLATLSLESKGMLKDRIYGIRETLFHDPYYQRHIVGAPLIREADGDRIVAETNYAVLRTKPDQMTDVYNVGRYLDTVVRTPAGLRFASRICVFDSEMIPNSLIYPI, from the coding sequence ATGGACTTCACTGACTACTACGCCCTGCTCTCCCTGTTCGCCGACTACACCGGCGCCGTGGACAACGGCGACTGGGACCGCTGGCCGGAATTCTTCACCGAAGACTGCCTCTACCGGGTCCAGCCCCGCGAGAACCACGAGCGTGGCCTGCCGCTGGCAACGCTCTCGCTCGAAAGCAAGGGCATGCTCAAGGACCGCATCTACGGCATTCGCGAGACCCTGTTCCACGATCCCTACTACCAGCGCCACATTGTCGGCGCGCCGCTGATCAGGGAGGCCGACGGCGACAGGATCGTGGCCGAGACCAACTACGCGGTGCTGCGCACCAAGCCGGACCAGATGACCGATGTCTACAACGTTGGCCGCTACCTCGACACCGTCGTCCGGACGCCGGCGGGCTTGCGCTTCGCCTCGCGCATCTGCGTATTCGATAGCGAGATGATCCCCAACTCGCTGATCTACCCCATCTAG
- the cyoD gene encoding cytochrome o ubiquinol oxidase subunit IV: MKPSHLHSVHADQPAAHGSVRSYTIGLLLSVALTMASFAAVMTGSLSTQAAIALVVGLCVAQLLVQLVYFLHLGTGPGQRGNTAIFACTGFLIVIVVAGSLWVMHNADINMMPTDMSIERARAKD; encoded by the coding sequence ATGAAGCCGTCCCATCTACATTCCGTGCACGCGGACCAGCCGGCCGCGCACGGCAGCGTGCGCAGCTACACCATCGGACTGCTGCTGTCGGTCGCGCTGACGATGGCGTCGTTTGCGGCAGTGATGACCGGATCCCTGTCAACGCAGGCAGCGATCGCGCTGGTTGTCGGCCTTTGTGTCGCGCAACTGCTGGTGCAGCTGGTGTACTTCCTGCACCTGGGCACCGGTCCCGGCCAGCGCGGCAACACCGCCATCTTTGCCTGTACCGGCTTCCTGATCGTCATCGTCGTGGCCGGCTCGCTGTGGGTGATGCACAACGCCGATATCAACATGATGCCGACCGACATGTCCATCGAACGGGCCCGGGCAAAAGACTAG
- a CDS encoding DUF934 domain-containing protein, whose protein sequence is MPDHDHLAGQDRRNVIRDGQLVADSWLAHIGDAQDADNTCPPDEPGYLVTLENWTTHRQRYRLRQYPLAVYLSPDAEPQTLLEPGATAVDPTGIAMIAIDFPVYTDGRGYSIAQLLRHQLGWTGELRAVGDVMIDTVHYLARCGFNSFALKPGHDPAAALRALATFSSSYQRSYGPASR, encoded by the coding sequence ATGCCTGACCATGACCATTTAGCCGGGCAGGACCGGCGCAACGTCATCCGTGACGGACAACTGGTCGCGGATAGCTGGCTCGCTCACATCGGGGATGCGCAAGACGCCGACAACACCTGCCCCCCCGACGAGCCCGGCTACCTGGTGACACTGGAGAACTGGACCACCCACCGCCAGCGGTATCGGCTTCGACAGTATCCGCTCGCGGTCTACCTGTCGCCGGATGCGGAGCCCCAGACCCTGCTGGAACCCGGTGCCACGGCCGTTGATCCGACAGGCATCGCGATGATTGCCATCGATTTCCCGGTCTACACGGATGGTCGTGGCTATTCGATCGCACAGCTGCTCCGGCACCAGCTAGGCTGGACCGGAGAGCTGCGCGCCGTGGGTGACGTGATGATCGACACCGTGCACTACCTGGCACGTTGCGGCTTCAACAGCTTTGCGCTCAAGCCCGGGCACGACCCGGCAGCGGCATTGCGCGCGCTGGCCACGTTCTCGTCGTCGTACCAGCGCAGCTATGGACCCGCAAGCCGATAG